In Osmerus mordax isolate fOsmMor3 chromosome 23, fOsmMor3.pri, whole genome shotgun sequence, one DNA window encodes the following:
- the nectin4a gene encoding nectin-4 isoform X3, which produces MKQLDSRSVTDNRSIMTSHPGGTTLRLWLLFTFIAVALGDFVEPKTPFTLRSLAEMETRLPCRFQVEEGQVVVQVTWTKDMSDGTKESIITAHRTAGQTAFGLWSSRVRFSSSDPTVDSSMIIMDTDLSDEGKYSCKISTFPSGNFDIQLSLTVWSVPISYLDPVVLEEGQSFRVAASCRAVGRPPPTLSWDTDLTGQSSNRTLEGGPVSSYFSLHPLRNMNGKKLDCLVHHPALDRPRRISNNLVVHYPPHVDVSGFDKNWYVGLEGAMLRCESGGNPRSHSFIWTRKGGALPEGVIPQNESLLFGRPLSLTDAGTYQCVAKNVVGVGKGDMEVIISDTPQKKTMFDDLMLPIVGAAAGGLLLIMLIIVISVTCHHKHKSKKLKKELTVKKEEICSLTLSRQASFRRMNSVSTDARGQTEENIPLRVEGTLRTSLSSLADQTRCRDSRSTLSGGRYGGGGGVVLDYLGRPVIYNNSRRGRERALERDEENRMRVESYVQNSTMSMEENHLHPPLHPSSFSMEQSTELHRSLNGSAMIPAEGGLRQGTVSRNQQHSPLSLSYPPVTDDEQDEDEGVGEVRGGQRSPMDEGRGDDRYSETNSSQISDVPNHQHYQQQPNGTLRPKASGINPHTSIIHKAQIV; this is translated from the exons tagCTGTGGCTCTGGGGGACTTTGTGGAGCCCAAGACCCCATTCACTCTGCGTTCCCTGGCCGAGATGGAGACACGTCTTCCCTGCCGTttccaggtggaggagggccagGTTGTGGTTCAGGTCACTTGGACCAAAGATATGAGCGATGGCACCAAAGAGTCCATCATCACTGCTCACCGCACCGCTGGACAAACTG CGTTCGGTCTGTGGTCCAGTCGTGTGCGGTTCAGCAGCAGTGATCCCACGGTTGACTCCTCCATGATCATCATGGACACGGATCTGTCCGACGAGGGAAAATACTCCTGCAAAATCAGCACCTTTCCCTCTGGAAACTTTGACATCCAGCTCTCACTAACCGTGTGGA GCGTGCCCATATCTTACCTGGAccctgtagttctggaggagggCCAGTCCTTCCGAGTAGCCGCCTCCTGTCGCGCCGTTGGCCGACCCCCGCCCACCCTCTCCTGGGACACGGACCTGACCGGCCAGTCGAGCAACCGGACATTAGAGGGGGGCCCCGTATCTTCCTATTTCTCGCTGCACCCCCTGCGGAATATGAACGGGAAGAAGCTGGACTGCCTGGTACACCACCCAGCACTGGATCGACCCCGCAGGATAAGCAACAACCTCGTCGTTCACT ATCCCCCCCATGTGGATGTATCTGGGTTTGATAAGAACTGGTACGTGGGGCTGGAAGGAGCTATGCTCAGATGTGAGAGCGGAGGAAACCCCAGGTCTCACAGTTTTATCTGGACAAG AAAGGGCGGAGCCTTGCCAGAGGGTGTGATCCCGCAGAATGAATCCCTCCTGTTTGGCCGGCCCCTCAGCCTGACGGACGCTGGCACCTACCAATGTGTGGCCAAGAATGTTGTAGGGGTGGGGAAAGGAGATATGGAGGTCATCATATCAG ACACACCCCAGAAGAAGACGATGTTTGACGATCTAATGCTCCCCATCGTGGGCGCAGCTGCAGGCGGCCTCCTGCTCATCATGCTCATCATTGTCATCAGTGTCACATGccaccacaaacacaaaagcaagaaactgaagaaggagctgacagTAAAAAA GGAAGAAATTTGCAGTCTAACCCTGTCACGACAAGCCTCCTTCAGGAGAATGAACTCTGTCAGCACAGATGCCAGAGGACAG ACGGAGGAGAATATCCctctgagggtggaggggaccCTGCGGACTAGTCTTTCCTCCTTGGCG GATCAGACTCGCTGCCGAGATAGTCGTTCTACTCTGTCTGGCGGACGgtacggagggggagggggagtggtgcTGGACTACCTGGGCCGACCAGTTATCTACAACAACtcacggagggggagagagagagccctggaGAGGGACGAGGAGAACCGAATGAGAGTGGAGTCGTATGTGCAAAACAGCACTATGTCTATG gagGAAAACCACCTTCACccgcctctccacccctcttcctttTCGATGGAACAGTCCACCGAGCTTCACAGGTCCTTGAACGGCAGTGCCATGATCCCAGCAGAGGGAGGTTTGAGGCAGGGGACTGTCAGCAGGAACCAGCAACACTCTCCTCTGAGCCTCAGCTACCCCCCAGTGACGGACGATGAACAGGACGAGGACGAAGGTGTGGGCGAGGTccggggaggtcagaggagcCCCATGGACGAGGGCAGGGGGGATGACCGCTACAGCGAGACCAACAGCTCCCAGATATCGGACGTTCCAAaccaccagcactaccagcagcAGCCCAACGGCACCCTGAGACCCAAAGCTAGCGGGATCAATCCCCACACATCCATCATACACAAGGCCCAGATCGTGTAG
- the nectin4a gene encoding nectin-4 isoform X1 codes for MKQLDSRSVTDNRSIMTSHPGGTTLRLWLLFTFIAVALGDFVEPKTPFTLRSLAEMETRLPCRFQVEEGQVVVQVTWTKDMSDGTKESIITAHRTAGQTAFGLWSSRVRFSSSDPTVDSSMIIMDTDLSDEGKYSCKISTFPSGNFDIQLSLTVWSVPISYLDPVVLEEGQSFRVAASCRAVGRPPPTLSWDTDLTGQSSNRTLEGGPVSSYFSLHPLRNMNGKKLDCLVHHPALDRPRRISNNLVVHYPPHVDVSGFDKNWYVGLEGAMLRCESGGNPRSHSFIWTRKGGALPEGVIPQNESLLFGRPLSLTDAGTYQCVAKNVVGVGKGDMEVIISDTPQKKTMFDDLMLPIVGAAAGGLLLIMLIIVISVTCHHKHKSKKLKKELTVKKEEICSLTLSRQASFRRMNSVSTDARGQNSVIIITPRFFSQTEENIPLRVEGTLRTSLSSLADQTRCRDSRSTLSGGRYGGGGGVVLDYLGRPVIYNNSRRGRERALERDEENRMRVESYVQNSTMSMEENHLHPPLHPSSFSMEQSTELHRSLNGSAMIPAEGGLRQGTVSRNQQHSPLSLSYPPVTDDEQDEDEGVGEVRGGQRSPMDEGRGDDRYSETNSSQISDVPNHQHYQQQPNGTLRPKASGINPHTSIIHKAQIV; via the exons tagCTGTGGCTCTGGGGGACTTTGTGGAGCCCAAGACCCCATTCACTCTGCGTTCCCTGGCCGAGATGGAGACACGTCTTCCCTGCCGTttccaggtggaggagggccagGTTGTGGTTCAGGTCACTTGGACCAAAGATATGAGCGATGGCACCAAAGAGTCCATCATCACTGCTCACCGCACCGCTGGACAAACTG CGTTCGGTCTGTGGTCCAGTCGTGTGCGGTTCAGCAGCAGTGATCCCACGGTTGACTCCTCCATGATCATCATGGACACGGATCTGTCCGACGAGGGAAAATACTCCTGCAAAATCAGCACCTTTCCCTCTGGAAACTTTGACATCCAGCTCTCACTAACCGTGTGGA GCGTGCCCATATCTTACCTGGAccctgtagttctggaggagggCCAGTCCTTCCGAGTAGCCGCCTCCTGTCGCGCCGTTGGCCGACCCCCGCCCACCCTCTCCTGGGACACGGACCTGACCGGCCAGTCGAGCAACCGGACATTAGAGGGGGGCCCCGTATCTTCCTATTTCTCGCTGCACCCCCTGCGGAATATGAACGGGAAGAAGCTGGACTGCCTGGTACACCACCCAGCACTGGATCGACCCCGCAGGATAAGCAACAACCTCGTCGTTCACT ATCCCCCCCATGTGGATGTATCTGGGTTTGATAAGAACTGGTACGTGGGGCTGGAAGGAGCTATGCTCAGATGTGAGAGCGGAGGAAACCCCAGGTCTCACAGTTTTATCTGGACAAG AAAGGGCGGAGCCTTGCCAGAGGGTGTGATCCCGCAGAATGAATCCCTCCTGTTTGGCCGGCCCCTCAGCCTGACGGACGCTGGCACCTACCAATGTGTGGCCAAGAATGTTGTAGGGGTGGGGAAAGGAGATATGGAGGTCATCATATCAG ACACACCCCAGAAGAAGACGATGTTTGACGATCTAATGCTCCCCATCGTGGGCGCAGCTGCAGGCGGCCTCCTGCTCATCATGCTCATCATTGTCATCAGTGTCACATGccaccacaaacacaaaagcaagaaactgaagaaggagctgacagTAAAAAA GGAAGAAATTTGCAGTCTAACCCTGTCACGACAAGCCTCCTTCAGGAGAATGAACTCTGTCAGCACAGATGCCAGAGGACAG AACTCAGTGATTATTATCACCCCTCGGTTTTTTTCACAGACGGAGGAGAATATCCctctgagggtggaggggaccCTGCGGACTAGTCTTTCCTCCTTGGCG GATCAGACTCGCTGCCGAGATAGTCGTTCTACTCTGTCTGGCGGACGgtacggagggggagggggagtggtgcTGGACTACCTGGGCCGACCAGTTATCTACAACAACtcacggagggggagagagagagccctggaGAGGGACGAGGAGAACCGAATGAGAGTGGAGTCGTATGTGCAAAACAGCACTATGTCTATG gagGAAAACCACCTTCACccgcctctccacccctcttcctttTCGATGGAACAGTCCACCGAGCTTCACAGGTCCTTGAACGGCAGTGCCATGATCCCAGCAGAGGGAGGTTTGAGGCAGGGGACTGTCAGCAGGAACCAGCAACACTCTCCTCTGAGCCTCAGCTACCCCCCAGTGACGGACGATGAACAGGACGAGGACGAAGGTGTGGGCGAGGTccggggaggtcagaggagcCCCATGGACGAGGGCAGGGGGGATGACCGCTACAGCGAGACCAACAGCTCCCAGATATCGGACGTTCCAAaccaccagcactaccagcagcAGCCCAACGGCACCCTGAGACCCAAAGCTAGCGGGATCAATCCCCACACATCCATCATACACAAGGCCCAGATCGTGTAG
- the nectin4a gene encoding nectin-4 isoform X2 gives MKQLDSRSVTDNRSIMTSHPGGTTLRLWLLFTFTVALGDFVEPKTPFTLRSLAEMETRLPCRFQVEEGQVVVQVTWTKDMSDGTKESIITAHRTAGQTAFGLWSSRVRFSSSDPTVDSSMIIMDTDLSDEGKYSCKISTFPSGNFDIQLSLTVWSVPISYLDPVVLEEGQSFRVAASCRAVGRPPPTLSWDTDLTGQSSNRTLEGGPVSSYFSLHPLRNMNGKKLDCLVHHPALDRPRRISNNLVVHYPPHVDVSGFDKNWYVGLEGAMLRCESGGNPRSHSFIWTRKGGALPEGVIPQNESLLFGRPLSLTDAGTYQCVAKNVVGVGKGDMEVIISDTPQKKTMFDDLMLPIVGAAAGGLLLIMLIIVISVTCHHKHKSKKLKKELTVKKEEICSLTLSRQASFRRMNSVSTDARGQNSVIIITPRFFSQTEENIPLRVEGTLRTSLSSLADQTRCRDSRSTLSGGRYGGGGGVVLDYLGRPVIYNNSRRGRERALERDEENRMRVESYVQNSTMSMEENHLHPPLHPSSFSMEQSTELHRSLNGSAMIPAEGGLRQGTVSRNQQHSPLSLSYPPVTDDEQDEDEGVGEVRGGQRSPMDEGRGDDRYSETNSSQISDVPNHQHYQQQPNGTLRPKASGINPHTSIIHKAQIV, from the exons CTGTGGCTCTGGGGGACTTTGTGGAGCCCAAGACCCCATTCACTCTGCGTTCCCTGGCCGAGATGGAGACACGTCTTCCCTGCCGTttccaggtggaggagggccagGTTGTGGTTCAGGTCACTTGGACCAAAGATATGAGCGATGGCACCAAAGAGTCCATCATCACTGCTCACCGCACCGCTGGACAAACTG CGTTCGGTCTGTGGTCCAGTCGTGTGCGGTTCAGCAGCAGTGATCCCACGGTTGACTCCTCCATGATCATCATGGACACGGATCTGTCCGACGAGGGAAAATACTCCTGCAAAATCAGCACCTTTCCCTCTGGAAACTTTGACATCCAGCTCTCACTAACCGTGTGGA GCGTGCCCATATCTTACCTGGAccctgtagttctggaggagggCCAGTCCTTCCGAGTAGCCGCCTCCTGTCGCGCCGTTGGCCGACCCCCGCCCACCCTCTCCTGGGACACGGACCTGACCGGCCAGTCGAGCAACCGGACATTAGAGGGGGGCCCCGTATCTTCCTATTTCTCGCTGCACCCCCTGCGGAATATGAACGGGAAGAAGCTGGACTGCCTGGTACACCACCCAGCACTGGATCGACCCCGCAGGATAAGCAACAACCTCGTCGTTCACT ATCCCCCCCATGTGGATGTATCTGGGTTTGATAAGAACTGGTACGTGGGGCTGGAAGGAGCTATGCTCAGATGTGAGAGCGGAGGAAACCCCAGGTCTCACAGTTTTATCTGGACAAG AAAGGGCGGAGCCTTGCCAGAGGGTGTGATCCCGCAGAATGAATCCCTCCTGTTTGGCCGGCCCCTCAGCCTGACGGACGCTGGCACCTACCAATGTGTGGCCAAGAATGTTGTAGGGGTGGGGAAAGGAGATATGGAGGTCATCATATCAG ACACACCCCAGAAGAAGACGATGTTTGACGATCTAATGCTCCCCATCGTGGGCGCAGCTGCAGGCGGCCTCCTGCTCATCATGCTCATCATTGTCATCAGTGTCACATGccaccacaaacacaaaagcaagaaactgaagaaggagctgacagTAAAAAA GGAAGAAATTTGCAGTCTAACCCTGTCACGACAAGCCTCCTTCAGGAGAATGAACTCTGTCAGCACAGATGCCAGAGGACAG AACTCAGTGATTATTATCACCCCTCGGTTTTTTTCACAGACGGAGGAGAATATCCctctgagggtggaggggaccCTGCGGACTAGTCTTTCCTCCTTGGCG GATCAGACTCGCTGCCGAGATAGTCGTTCTACTCTGTCTGGCGGACGgtacggagggggagggggagtggtgcTGGACTACCTGGGCCGACCAGTTATCTACAACAACtcacggagggggagagagagagccctggaGAGGGACGAGGAGAACCGAATGAGAGTGGAGTCGTATGTGCAAAACAGCACTATGTCTATG gagGAAAACCACCTTCACccgcctctccacccctcttcctttTCGATGGAACAGTCCACCGAGCTTCACAGGTCCTTGAACGGCAGTGCCATGATCCCAGCAGAGGGAGGTTTGAGGCAGGGGACTGTCAGCAGGAACCAGCAACACTCTCCTCTGAGCCTCAGCTACCCCCCAGTGACGGACGATGAACAGGACGAGGACGAAGGTGTGGGCGAGGTccggggaggtcagaggagcCCCATGGACGAGGGCAGGGGGGATGACCGCTACAGCGAGACCAACAGCTCCCAGATATCGGACGTTCCAAaccaccagcactaccagcagcAGCCCAACGGCACCCTGAGACCCAAAGCTAGCGGGATCAATCCCCACACATCCATCATACACAAGGCCCAGATCGTGTAG
- the LOC136967929 gene encoding equilibrative nucleoside transporter 2-like, protein MKGRTDAPQDRGWLVGIIFFILGLGTLLPWNFFMTASMYFNNRLNATEWHNGTVTVRREYYFNNWMTLLSQLPLLLFTLLNSILYQRVSEKMRIAGSLVIILILFIFTAILVKVPMEEDSFFSVTMGTIWFINSFGAILQGSLFGLVGQLPQKYSAVFMSGQGLAGAFAAIAMLLAIASDADSESAALGYFITPCVGTLVTLLSYLALPRLEFAQFYLDKSKSYELGATAGLLRESGAVENGKRNGHASSATANGGVEAEGESAAGDSGGRQAFLDMEMEDRKLSVMEVFKQIWVMAFCVVFVFIVTLSVFPAVTVDVKTIFPGNWERYFISVCCFLMFNVMDWIGRTVTTLVQWPPKESRLFPALVLSRVVFVPLLMLCNVQTRSYLPVYFSHDVAFTAIMMLFSLSSGYCVCLSMSYAPQLVKPKDAETAGALMTFFLALGLSIGAALSFPLRALV, encoded by the exons ATGAAAGGCCGGACTGACGCCCCTCAGGACAG GGGCTGGTTGGTGGGGATCATCTTCTTCATCCTGGGCCTAGGAACTCTGCTGCCATGGAATTTCTTCATGACAGCATCCATG TATTTCAACAACAGACTCAATGCCACAGAATGGCACAACGGAACGGTCACCGTTCGCAGAGAGTACTACTTCAACAACTGGATGACCCTGCTATCCCAGCTTCCCCTGCTGCTGTTCACACTCCTCAACTCCATCCTGTATCAACG GGTATCGGAGAAGATGCGTATCGCCGGCAGCCtggtcatcatcctcatcctcttcatcttcacGGCCATCCTGGTCAAGGTTCCCATGGAGGAGGACAGCTTTTTCTCCGTCACCATGGGAACCATCTGGTTCATCAACT CGTTTGGCGCCATTCTGCAGGGCAGTCTGTTTGGCCTGGTGGGTCAGCTGCCTCAGAAGTACAGCGCCGTCTTCATGAGTGGCCAGGGCCTGGCCGGAGCGTTCGCTGCTATCGCCATGCTGCTAGCCATAGCGA GTGATGCAGACTCTGAGTCGGCTGCTCTGGGCTACTTCATCACTCCCTGCGTGGGGACACTGGTGACACTACTGAGCTACCTGGCTCTGCCTCGCCTG GAGTTTGCCCAGTTCTACTTGGACAAAAGTAAGAGCTACGAGCTAGGGGCTACTGCCGGACTGCTTAGAG AGAGTGGCGCGGTAGAGAACGGCAAGCGGAATGGCCATGCCAGCAGCGCAACGGCTAACGGCGGCGTCGAGGCCGAGGGGGAGAGCGCGGCGGGGGACagtggaggcaggcaggccttCCTGGAcatggagatggaggacaggaagcTGTCCGTCATGGAGGTCTTCAAGCAG aTCTGGGTGATGGCGttttgtgtggtgtttgtcTTCATTGTCACCCTGTCCGTGTTTCCTGCAGTAACTGTGGATGTTAAGACCATCTTCCCTGGAAATTGGG AACGCTACTTCATTTCTGTGTGCTGCTTCCTCATGTTTAACGTCATGGACTGGATTGGACGCACTGTCACCACCCTGGTTCAATGG CCCCCGAAGGAGAGTCGTCTGTTCCCGGCGTTAGTGCTCTCCAGGGTGGTGTTTGTGCCCCTGCTGATGCTCTGCAACGTCCAGACGCGCTCCTATCTCCCCGTGTACTTCTCTCACGACGTGGCCTTCACCGCCATCATGATgctgttctccctctccagcgGCTACTGCGTCTGCCTCTCCATGTCCTACGCACCCCA GCTGGTGAAGCCCAAAGATGCGGAGACGGCCGGAGCTCTGATGACCTTCTTCCTGGCCTTGGGGCTGTCCATAGGGGCCGCCCTGTCCTTCCCCCTGAGGGCTCTGGTGTAG